In the genome of Metabacillus litoralis, the window TATATTTTAGACCAATTGTATCAAGAAATAATCCAGTACCTAATAAAACTACTTGAAACATAATGCGATCAAACATGTTTCGAAACGAAAAGAAACGCCCGTGATATTCTTTATCAATTTTTGTTTGAAAGATAGTCGCTGCAATCGGGAAAAAGCAACCAACTGCAAAGCCAAAAATCCCAAAAGAAATAAGCGACATTATTTTCACATCACTAAAGAATAATGAAAGGTGAGCCAAAGATATAACAAAGGAGAAAATAAACATTAATGTAATTGGCTCTACAAGATGTGTTATTCGTTTGACAAAGAAAGCACCGATCATAAATGAAACACCTTCTGCAGTATAAAGAAGACCTTTAATCGCAGCATCTCCTTGTGTTTCACTTATATTAATTACCATTAAGTTAAAGCCGCCAAGAAACAAGACAGGAACAAATGTCAACACAAGTGCCATCATAGCAACCGGTGTACGTTTCAAAACTGGTATTATCTCAGTAAAACTCCCTGATTTAGTACCCTTTACTTTATTTGATTCGGGTTCTTCGAATGATAATAAGTATGTTGTAGCTAATATCACAATATAAGCAATCATTGATCCTATATAAAGAAAACTAATATCCATAACAACTAATAAAATTCCACCAAGAGCTGTCCCTGCGACACGTGAGATTGTTGATACATTCATATGAACCCCATTCATTTGAATGTAATCATTCTCTTCTACTATTAAAGGTATGACAGACTGTAACGCTGGAAAATAAAAGGCTGCGCTAATTTGAATGCTGATCATAAAACAAATCATTAAGATAATCGATTCGAACTCTAATGCTAAAAACATGAATAATACACTTAAAGTTCTTCCAAATCCTGCATAAATTAGAACTTTCTTTTTTGAGTAACTGTCAATCACTCTACCAGCAAGTGGTCCAACCATAACCCCTGCAAGTAATCCTATAAACAAAATCATTGATTTCATAAAATCTGAAGGAACATATTTCTGCATAAATTCTAAATTTCCGATAATTCCCAGCCATAAACCAAGACCAGCAACAAGTTCTCCAACCAACAAAATCCAAACATTTTTATTCTTCCACATCTTCTCAGCTTCTTCCAATAAAATTCACCTAATAATTAAACTATAACACCGATATTTTTATTTCGCTATACGAAATAAATACTTTATTGGAGATTCGAATCAGGAGTACTAATTGGATATAATGTTCCCTCAAGAGCAAATGACATTTTCCCTGTTTCTTCAGAAACAATTAATATTAAAGCATCTGTTATTTCAGATAACCCAATAGCTGCGCGATGCCTTGTCCCAACCTTTTCTTGGCCAAAGTCTTGTGAAGATAGGGGCAACACATTTGCAGCTGAGATCATATAGTCTCCTTTAATCAAAACAGCACCATCATGAAGGGGATTACCAGGATAAAAGATGCTTTCAATTAGTCTGTTTGATAAGGTTGCATTTAATTGTATTCCCTCTTGAATTAGATGATCTACATTTTGATGTCGCTCTACAACAATTAGTGCACCATGTCGTCGTTCAGATAGATTTTGAATTGCCTTAGCAATTTCTATGTACTGACTCGTAAATTCCGCAATATATGCCTTTAAATAGAAAAAAGACGCTGTTGATTGTATTTCATTAAATCGATCCCTTATTTGGGCGAGTTCACATAATAAACAATACTCCTTTTCTCCTATAGATAATTGCATTTTCTCGGCTTCTTCAATAATTTGTTCAAGTTGAAAAGAAATATGATTTTTAATAGAAGAAAACGTGTTGTTTTCATTTTGCATATGTAATCAAGCCTCCTTTTCTTTAGTCTTTTCATTGATAAAAAACTTATGTTGACTAAGTTCATGTGTATTTTTTCCAATTGAAAAACCATACTAATAATAGGAGGCGTTTACATGATTACTCATAAAATTTTACAGTATACATTTAGCATTCTTGGTGTTATTTCATTAGGATTTTTTTATTATCAGATGTTTAAAGGTGAATCAAGAAAATCTGATAATCAACCAAAGTAACATACCACGAATTTTTCATGATATAATTCTCAAGGTATTAAGTAGAAATGAGGATGTATAAATGAAAAATAACAGTTTAAAACGGGAAAAGCTTAATTATTTTTCGAGCATTTTATTTCCCATTCTTGTTACTCAGCTTGGACTTTATGCTATGAACTTTTTTGACACAACAATGTCAGGTAAAGTTCATCCAAACGACCTTGCCGGCGTTGCAATTGGTTCAAGCCTTTGGGTACCTGTTTACACAGGATTAAGTGGAATTTTACTTTCAATTACACCAATTGTTGCTCAGTTAGTAGGTGCAAAAAAGACAAAAGATGTACCATATATGGTTGTACAAGGAATATACGTTAGTATTGTGATTTCAATCATAGTTACTATACTTGGTGTTATTGTTTTAGATCCGATATTGCAAAATATGGGGTTAGATAAACCTGTTTCACATATTGCAAAATGGTACCTTATTTCGTTGTCACTTGGCATCTTACCTTTATTTATTTACGCTGTATTAAGATGTTTTATTGATGCACTAGGATATACAAGGGTAACTATGTTCGTTACGCTTTGTTCTTTACCAATTAACTTTGTATTTAATTACTTATTTATCTTTGGTAAACTAGGCTTCCCTAAACTAGGTGGAATTGGTGCAGGTATTGCATCAGCTATTACATATTGGTGTATCACAGCAATAGCAGTGATCATTGTTATGAGGCAATCCCCTTTTAAAAAATATGGTATTTTTAAAACGTTTTATTCTGTTTCGTTAAAAGCATGGATGGAAATTTTAGTAATTGGTGTTCCAATCGGTTTATCTATTTTCTTTGAAACAAGTATTTTTGCTGCTGTTACTCTTTTAATGAGTCAATATAATACAATTACTATCGCCTCACATCAAGCGGCAATAAATTTTGCCTCATTTCTTTATATGATACCGCTTAGTATTTCAATGGCCCTTACAATTGTTGTGGGACATGAGGTTGGGGCGAAACGTATTAGAGATGCTAAACAATATAGTTATTTAGGTATTAGCATGGCTATCTTTTTATCCATTTTGTCAGCTGCACTTATTTATTTCTTTAGACCTGAAGTTGCATCAATTTACACAGAAGATTCTGCTGTCTTAAAACTAACACAAGACTTTTTAATTTACGCAATTTTCTTCCAACTTTCTGATGCAATAGCAGCACCAATACAAGGAGTTCTTAGAGGTTATAAAGATGTGAATGTTACATTTATTATGGCTCTAATATCATATTGGGTCATTGGATTACCCGTAGGATATCTTTTAGCAACATATACCTCCCTTGACGCATTTGGCTACTGGATCGGCCTAATATCAGGTCTGGCAGCAGGTGCTGTAGGTCTTTCAGCAAGGTTATTTTTTATTCAACGTAGAAACGAAGCTTCTTTAAGCAATTCATAACAAGAAAAACCCTCAAAGTTCAACTTTGGGGGTTTTTCTCTTAATCATTCCACTTATACGTATAATAGACTTCATTTTCAAACCAATGCATAACTTCTGGATCTTTGTTAAGGAACTTTTCTTCCATTGCTTTTAACATACCTTCTGTTTGAGAACGGTGAGCTTTTAAAGCATTTAATTTAATATCTGCTACATCTGTAATGTTTATTTGTACATCAGGCTCCCCAATTACTTCGAAACGATTTTTCGTAATTGCCATACAATACGTTATTGGTCGTTTTTCAATAGGTTTACGGCGTAATGCCCGAATAACTCCTGCCCCACAAGCATCATGATCGGGATGAACACCATGACCCGGATAAAAGGTTACAATTAATGTTGGTTTAACTTCATCAATAATTGTCTCAAAAAGATCTGCTAACTGTTCATCATCTTCAAATTCAAGTGTTTTATCACGCAGCCCGAGCATTCGCAAATCTTGAATATCCATAGCGGCACAAGCATCCATTAATTCTTTTTTTCTTATTTCTGGCAATGTCTCACGGTTGGCAAATAGAGGGTTTCCCATATTCCTACCCATTTCACCTAACGTTCCACATGCATATGTAACAGGAATTCCTGCTTTTCTTTTCTGCGCGATTAACCCAGCTACTCCAAAGGCTTCATCATCAGGATGTGGTAAGATTACTAGAACATGTTCTCTCATTAAATACACTCCTTTTGCCGATCTTATTAATTATGAAACGGTTTTTCACTTATTTGAAATGATATGGCTAACTGTCCCTCTGAATTATGCCCCGCAGTTAACAATTGGTTATGATCGTTATACACCCAATCTGTTAAACCTTCAGCATAGATCCAGCCTTCATCTAATTTCAATCCAATTCGATATGGACCATTACCTGTAATTTTAGCATGCTGATATTTTACTTTTGCATTTCGAATAAACGCAACAACTGTCATACTTTTTTCATCTTTATGTGCCGAATAAGAGCCAGTAGTTGTTTCTAAATGAATATATACTGATTTGTTTAGAAATGTATCTAAATATGCTTGTACATCTTCTGGTACAATTCTTTTCATAAGTTTGCCCCCTAAGTAGGATTTTTTGTTAAGTCTTCCATCACTTTAAGATGTATTTCGATTAGACCTAGTTTTTGGTCTTGATTTAGTGAAGAAGAGATTATTCTTTTAACCGAAGAATGAAATTTTAGATGAATATTTTTACGAAGACGCGGATGAGTCATTTCATCTAGCAATTCTACTGTGATAGCATCCATCAGCGTCTCAGTTTCATTTCTTTCAATCGGCAATTTACGATTTGTCCATAACTGCCGGTATGCATGTAATAAAGCATTCGTTTCCAATATAAACCTCCACTCAAAGTTTACATCCCCAGTGATTTCCGATTTTTCAGCTTAAATTCTGCTTTTTTAAAGGATTTAGAATTTGATAACGTAAAGAACAGTAAAGCTGTCCAAATACATGAGAATGTCATCACTTCAATTTTTGTAAATGGTTCTTCATACAAGACAATACCTATAATTAAGGTAATTGTAGGAGCTATGTATTGTAAAACACCAACCATAAACAGCGGAATTCTCTGTGCTCCACTTGCAAAAAGTAGCAAAGGAACTGCTGTTGCAATACCAGCTCCAATTAAAAGTAAATTTGTTGTTACATGAAAAGATAGAAATTCAAGTTCTCCCTGAGTAGCAAGCATGATTAAATAAATTACCGCGATTGGAGTAACAGCCATTGTTTCAAAAGTAAGCCCGATTCCTGAGCTTAGTTTTGTTATTTTTTTGGTTAAACCGTACAATCCAAAACTTAACGCTAGTGTAACCGCAACAAATGGAATTTGCCCATAATGGAAGGTCATAATTAAAACACCAACTGCAGCAATTATGAAAGATAGTTTCTGCCATAAATTTAGCTTTTCTTTAAAAAACAGCATTCCAAGTAAAACACTTATTAACGGGTTTATATAATAACCTAAGCTTGCCTCAATTAAATGATCATTATTTACGGACCAAATATACACAAACCAATTGATACTAATTAACAATGATGAAACAACTAGTAAAACAATCAATCCGGGATTTTTAATCATTCTTTTACTTACATCTTTTACATTTTTCCATTCTTTCGTAAAAGTGAGCAACGCAATCATAAAAATGAATGACCAGAAGATTCTGTGTGCTAAAATTTCTTCAGGTGAAACATTGTTAATCATTTTCCAATATAGAGGTAATATCCCCCAGAGGATATAAGAAAAAGCTGTGTAAAAGAGCCCTTTCTTGTATGTATTTTCTTCTGTTGTATTCATTTCGTTTACCTCGATTCTTTTGCCTCTCTCAATCAATCTCCGATCTCAAAGTACACACTATTCCTTTTCCACCTAAGACTCATTATAAACTTGTTAGAAGCTGTCTCACAACATATTAGCTTTCTAACCTATTTCCCTTCCCCTGCATACTCTATAATATCAAATCAGGTGTAAAGGAAGTGAAGATATGTTTCCTTGGAATAATAAACAATTTCCATTTGACCAATCCGGTTTTATGAAGCATTTAAACAAGATGAACCCAAAAGACGTCGAATCCTATATCCAAAATGTTATGAAAAATGTTTTTAGTGGGGATTTTACACAAGGATTTCCTTTTCAAGGTAATATGACAGGTAACGATCCTTCAGGATTTCCTTTTCAAGGAGATTTTTCAAAAAGTGAGACGCAAGTGAAACCCCAGCCGGAAATCTTTGAAACAAATGATTTTGTTTATGTAAAGCTCCCCATGCCAAACAAAGATAACAAGAATTTAAAATTACAACATACAAATCATCAGCTTATTCTTATAAACTACCCTAAAGAAAATGAGCAATCAAAATACATGTTGCCAAGCCCTGTTAAGAGAAAAGGAACTCGAGCTCGATTTTTAGATGATTACCTTGAGATTCAATTTATTCGATTAGATGAAAGTAATATTTCTGAAATTGATATTTCATATTAATAAGAAAAAACTACCTACTTTAAGCAGGTAGTTTTTTCTCATTAATAGAAAGGATAACCGCCATAAGGAGTTCCATAACCATAACCGTATCCATATCCACCATAAGGATATCCATAGAATGGTGGTCTTGGTCTAAAGATCGCACTTCCAACTAACCCACCTAATAAACCTCCAACAAAAGGACCTCCCCAGAAAAATCTCCCACCCGGATAAGGTCTACGAAAATCATTACGCATCATATATGGTGCCATTTTTTTACCTCCTCTAAATTATACCTACACTACTTCATATTCATTCAGAGGGGTATTGGAGTGGGCTTACACCCACTTTATTAGGTAAATGACATATATTTTTTGGTTTTAGGTGTTCCGTAAATAATTGATGTCGAGTTGCTGCTTAATATGTTATTCCTCATACATCATCTTTTTTGTCATTCCACCATCTACAACAAGGTTAGTACCAGTTACAAAATCATTGTCTTCAGATGTTAAATAAAAACAAGCCTTTGCTATATCAGATGGTTTTCCGACTCTATTTGATAAATGTTGAGCATGATCTAATTCGCGAAGCGCTTGATAGTCTCCCGTTTCAATCCACCCTGGAGAAATAGCATTCACTTGAATATTATCTGAACTAAAAGAAGTCGCCAATGCATGTGTAAGGGCAACAATCCCGCCTTTTGTTGCAGCATATGCCTCAGAATTTGCTTCAGACATAAGTGCTCTTGTTGAAGCTATATTAACAATTTTTCCACCTTTGTTCATTTTCATCACTTTTGCAGCTTCTCTTGAAGCAAACATAACACTCCGTAAATTAGTATGAATCATCTTATCCCATTCTTCTACAGAAATGTCATATGGTGAAATCCATTTAGAAAGTCCAGCATTGTTAATTAAAATATTTACTGTAAGATATTTTGCTACTGCTTGCTCTATTAAATTTTCAAGATTAGCCACAATTGATACATCTGTTCTTATAAATGTGGCCTCCAATCCTTGTTCTTTACAAGTTTGTTCTAAATCCAAACCAGCTTGCTCGTCTATGTCTGCAATCACAACATTATACCCTTTCGCTGAATATTGCAGGACAAGTTCCTTGCCAATTCCGTTTGCACCACCAGTGACAATCACAGTTTTTTTCATCCCTAATTGTCCTCCTTTTGTTCAAAACAATGTTTATTGGCCCAGATTCCTATTTCATTAATCACTCCCTCTAGGTCTTTCCCTTTTTCCGTTAACTCGTATATCACTTTTACTGGAGTATCGTCGATAACAACTCTTTTTAAAAGACCTTCATTTTCCAGTTCCTTAAGTCGTTCAGATAACATCTTTTGACTAATACTAGGGATAATATCAGTTAAGTCTTTAAACCGTTTTGGTCCATCTAATAAAACATGAATGATAATGCCAATCCAACGTTTTCCCAAAACCCTAAATGCAGATTCCATTTTTGGACAAAGATTGATTTTCAAGTGATCACTCCTTGCTTCGTATCTCTTGACTCATTTTAACACTTCAATTAAGATATGTTTTATGAGTAAACACTTACTAAAAGTTAGTTTATTACTTTTAGTATAAAACATGCGATACATGAATTCAACTTAGGAGGGTTTCTCATGAATACAGATTACGTAGACGATGTAAAAACAGTTATTAATAATCGGGCATCAGTTCGTCACTATAACCCAAACAAGAAAATAACAAAAGAAGAACTAACAGAGATTTTAACATTAGCAACTAAAGCTCCATCAGCCTGGAACTTACAACATTGGCATTTCTCTGTTTTTCATTCAGATGAATCTAAACAAAAGCTATTACCAATTGCCTATAATCAAAACCAAATAGTAGAATCATCTGCTGTTGTTGCATTATTAGGTGATCTTGAAGCAAATCTTAACACAGATACAGTATATGATCCGCTCGTTGATGCTGGCTATATGACATCCGAAATTAAAGAAACACTAGCAGGACAAATTAACCGAGCATATGAAAATAAAGAATTTGCAAGAGATGCAGCATTTTCAAACGCATCCTTAGCAGCGATGCAACTTATACTTGCCGCTAAAGCTAAAGGATTTGACTCTTGTGCTATCGGTGGTTTTAACAAGGATCAATTCATTGAGGAATTTTCCATCTCTGAAAGATATGTTCCGATTATGTTAATCACGCTTGGACAGGCAGCTAAACCAGCTCATAAAAGCAATCGTTTAGATGTTGAGACTGTAACAACTTGGTTGTAACAAAAGACATAGGGTGTCCCGTTAAATCTGAGACACCCTTATATTCTTTCTATTTCAATTTTTCTGCAATTGATATTGTTCGTTTTGCCTGAAATTTAACGGCTTCTTCCACATCTTCTTTCATATTCCCATCTGAATCAACTGTTACACTAGTGCCATATGGATTCCCTCCAGCAGCAAATGTCACAGGATCTGCATATCCCGGAGCAGCTACAATTGCTCCCCAATGATACATTGTTGTATATAAACTTAAAATTGTCTGTTCCTGGCCGCCATGAAGGTTGTTTGCCGAACTCATCGCACTTACAACTTTATTAACAAGCTTTCCATTAAACCAAAGACCACCTGTTGTGTCGAGGAACTGCTTCATTTGAGCTGGTACATTCCCAAAACGTGTTGGCACGCTGAAGATAATCGCATCCGCCCACTCTAGATCATCGAGTTTTACTTCAGGTACATTTTTAGTTTCCTCTAAATGATTTTTCCACGCTTGATTCGATTCAATCGCTTCTTTTGGAGCAAGCTCAGGAACTTTTAGAACCTTTACTTCTGCTCCAGTTTCTTTTGCGCCTTGCTCTGCCCATTGTGCTAGCTTATAATTCGTACCTGTTGAACTGTAATAAATGATTGCTAGTTTAACGTTTGACATTCATCATCGCTCCTTTTTCTTTGGAATAATAACTTGAGGTATGTATAAAACAACCTTTAGTATATTTCGTTCTTACACATTCTTTACCACAATTTATAAATTATAATCATGTTTTTGATAAAATAAGAAAAGCAACGCTTCTTTAGGAGCGCTGCTTTCTTATCTTAAAGTTGTTCTTTTAATACAGAAATTGCTTTTTCAAGTTGAGTGTCGTTATCTTTTATTTTGTTTTGAATTAATTCAATTAATTTTATTGTTGTATCTTTTGTTATTTTCCCGTCAACAGTTAGGCCTTGGTCTTCTTGGAATTGTTTTACGACCTTTTCTGTGTTTTCATCAAAATAACCTTTTTCACTTATGTCGGTATAGCCAAGTGCTTTTAACATTTGTTGTGCTGCATTAACCTCAGCTGTTGAATCGCCTAATTTTAGTACATTATCCGGATTTATATAAGGGAGATTTGCATATGCCGGAAGTTCCGCTTTTACAGTTGGCTCAATTCCCTTTTCATGAATCCAAGATCCATCAGGTGTTAACCATTTTGCAGTTGTATATTTAACAGATGAAGAATCATCAAATGCTTTTGCTGTTTGTACAGTTCCCTTGCCAAACGTTTTTTCTCCAACTAAAGGAATTCCAGCAGACTGATGAAGAGCAGCCGCCATAATTTCTCCTGCACTTGCTGTCCCACCATCTATAATAACTGTTACTGGTAAATTAACTACTTTATCGTTTTCTGCTTTATATACTTCTTTTGCGCCTGTCCGATCTTCGACTTGTAAAATATTTTCACCTTTATCTACAAACAAATCAGACATTAAAAGAGCTTGGTCCATCAATCCGCCAGGGTTTTGACGCAAATCTAATACTAGACCCTTTACATTTTTGCTTTGTAGTTCTTTTAATGCATTAGAAAGTTCTTCACCTGTTGTTTCAGAGAACTTTGTAATTTGTATTTTACCAATATTGTCTTCTATTACCTCATAATAAACTGTTTCTAGAGGAATTGTGTCTCGTGTAATCGAAAATGTTAATTCACCAACACCAGCTCGTTGTACCAAGAGGTTAACTTTTGTTCCTTTTTCTCCTCTTATCTTCAAAACAGCCTCATTAACTGAAAGACCTTCAACTGATTCGTCATTTACTTTAAGAATGACATCTTTTGGTTTTAATCCAACTTCTTCTGCGGGAGATCCTTTTATTGGTGAAACGATCATAATGCTTCCATTGCTTTCTTGGATTTCAGCACCAATACCTTCAAACGATGATGAAATGTTTTCACTAAAGCTTTTTGCTTCTTCAACATCCATGTATACAGAGTATGGGTCCTCTAGTGAATCAACCATTCCTTTGATGGCACCTTCTACTAACTTATTGGTGTCAACATCTTTGTAATAATTTGATTGTAAAATATCGTATGTAGACCGCAATTTCGAAAAGGGATCATCTGGATTACTTGAAACACTTTCCCGAGGTTGTACAACATTATAGGTAATTCCTGCTGTAATGATTGCTGTCACGATAACTGAAATAAGTAATTTACTATTCTTCACTGCTTATCTGCACCACCTTTATGTATGTACTTATTATGTCTAAGGTACAAGAATACGTCAATTATTTTGAAGGAAAGAAGAGTTTCTATGTCGTAGGACCACTTTTTTCATGCTTCCCCTGCTAATATAGGCACTTCTTTTAGGCATTCCTTTATTCGCTTCATTCATTTACACAAAATTTACAATTTATTTACGTTTAAAAATTATTGTCAAGACTAATGCTTGTCATAACATATATTTTTAAATACATCTTTTTAAGCAACAAATTAAAGTTGCACAGTATAAACATGTCCTTCATAAAGTTCCTAAAAATCAGTACTTTTAAACATTTTTCTGTATTCGACAAAAACCACGATACTTTTTTATTAATTTATTGTAAAGTTTATTACACGGATGTAAATGCAAGGAGGTATTCATATGCAATTAGCAGACTACATCGGAAAAACAGATTTTGACTTAATTCATTTTTCAATATCATTAGCAAAGGAAATTGATTGTAAAATCAAAAATAAGGTGTTTTTTTATCAAAACCAAGTTTCTAGCTATATTAATGATAGAATCGATCATTTTATCCATACATTACATGTAAAAAGGGCACTTGGATATATTTATAGAATTGAAATTCTTAAAATGTTAAAACCAAAATTAGACGTACTGTTTGAAAAACATCACTTATTATCATGTGTCTAATCACCAGTCCATAAGTTTCTGAATACTATTAGGTAGAAACTATAGTGGGGGTTGGGTGTGTGAATTATTTACAAATGCTTTCTGTGTTAGGAGTTGGTGGCGCTCATCCTGGTGGCCTTTTATTAACAAAGTCTATATTCGAAAAAGAGCAATTTCCGATTACTTCTAAGATTCTTGATGCTGGCTGTGGTACAGGTCAAAGCTCAAGTTACCTATATCAGTTAGGATACGAAGTAAAAGGACTAGATAAAGATTCAGTTATGATTGAGCACGCAAAAAAAAGAAATGCCACTTTGGAAATAGATATTCCATATCTACATCAAGATTTATCAAACATAAAAGAACCAAATGAAAGTTATGATATCGTTATGTGTGAGTCTGTATTAAACTTCACACCACTTAGCGAAACACTTCCCGAAATAGAAAGAGTATTAAAACCAAATGGGATTGTTATAGCGATCGAAATGATTCGAAATGAATTACTTTCAAATGAGGAATTGGAGGAAATTTCTTCATTTTATGGCTTTCCGTCTATTTTTTCCATTGAAGAATGGAAAGATCAATTTGCTAATTATAATCTAATGACCTACAAGATACTCTCTGAAAAAGACTTTACCTTCCCTTCTCATGAAGAACCTACTACAGAATTTCACTTTAATGATCATATTCCGGAAAAAACCTTTAACATACTTTCAATGCATGAGCATATTACAGTAAAATATCAAGATAAACTTTCATACCGAATTTTCTTTGCACGTAAGAAATAAATGAATTTCTTATGGATATAAGTACAATCCCTCCTTGTTCTCAGGACATATCATATTGAGACAACTGATAAGGAGGGATTTTTTTGTCACAGCATTATTATAATTTATGTTGTCGTTATACTGGAAAAGTTGTGAGAATTAATGATAGAAATGGACGTGTACACGTGGGAAAAATCCACCGTGTTACACCGAATAGGGTTTTTATTCAACCTATGGTCCGTGGTAGAGGCGAATTTGGATATGGATTTTATGGCGGTGGCTGGGGCTTTGGCCCTGCTTATGGAATCGGTATTGGCTTTATTACC includes:
- a CDS encoding S41 family peptidase is translated as MKNSKLLISVIVTAIITAGITYNVVQPRESVSSNPDDPFSKLRSTYDILQSNYYKDVDTNKLVEGAIKGMVDSLEDPYSVYMDVEEAKSFSENISSSFEGIGAEIQESNGSIMIVSPIKGSPAEEVGLKPKDVILKVNDESVEGLSVNEAVLKIRGEKGTKVNLLVQRAGVGELTFSITRDTIPLETVYYEVIEDNIGKIQITKFSETTGEELSNALKELQSKNVKGLVLDLRQNPGGLMDQALLMSDLFVDKGENILQVEDRTGAKEVYKAENDKVVNLPVTVIIDGGTASAGEIMAAALHQSAGIPLVGEKTFGKGTVQTAKAFDDSSSVKYTTAKWLTPDGSWIHEKGIEPTVKAELPAYANLPYINPDNVLKLGDSTAEVNAAQQMLKALGYTDISEKGYFDENTEKVVKQFQEDQGLTVDGKITKDTTIKLIELIQNKIKDNDTQLEKAISVLKEQL
- a CDS encoding class I SAM-dependent methyltransferase, with the protein product MNYLQMLSVLGVGGAHPGGLLLTKSIFEKEQFPITSKILDAGCGTGQSSSYLYQLGYEVKGLDKDSVMIEHAKKRNATLEIDIPYLHQDLSNIKEPNESYDIVMCESVLNFTPLSETLPEIERVLKPNGIVIAIEMIRNELLSNEELEEISSFYGFPSIFSIEEWKDQFANYNLMTYKILSEKDFTFPSHEEPTTEFHFNDHIPEKTFNILSMHEHITVKYQDKLSYRIFFARKK